Proteins encoded within one genomic window of Bacteroidia bacterium:
- a CDS encoding PAS domain-containing sensor histidine kinase, translated as MPTKPTYDELEQEIQFLRQQVEELEHVKNEQQVLGKIFHNIVDKLPALIFWKDRYNRIIGFNKAYSESLGKDPKDIQNKSIQELFPEVDAEKFYSADIEVMQTGLPVFNIMEETTRNGKHVWLQTDKVPFWNEEGEIVGVVGISTDVTKLKIYEKKLMSAQKQLREANQQLESRVNKRTEELRKTNKELSRMNGELDNFIYAASHDLRSPISNLEGLMDILKSNVADKLDGPEMKIIEMMTRSITKFKSTIQDLTEITRVQKDLEEMAEDVSFEQQLTDVKIDVQHMINESGAEITTDFQVPSIHYFRKNLRSIIYNFVSNAIKYRHPDRKPDIRLSTTLEKGRVVLRISDNGLGLNPDQQSKLFAMFKRMHNHVEGSGIGLYMVKKIVENYGGTIQVQSEENKGSTFTVTFEAVE; from the coding sequence ATGCCTACGAAGCCCACGTATGATGAACTTGAGCAGGAAATACAATTTCTTCGACAACAGGTGGAAGAACTGGAACATGTAAAGAATGAGCAGCAGGTACTTGGTAAGATATTTCATAATATTGTAGATAAGCTTCCTGCACTTATTTTTTGGAAAGACAGGTATAACCGGATTATCGGGTTTAATAAGGCTTATTCGGAATCGCTGGGAAAAGATCCAAAGGATATCCAGAATAAGTCAATCCAGGAACTGTTTCCTGAGGTGGATGCCGAGAAATTTTATAGCGCGGATATCGAGGTGATGCAGACCGGATTGCCTGTCTTTAATATTATGGAAGAAACCACGCGCAATGGAAAGCACGTATGGTTGCAAACAGACAAGGTTCCCTTCTGGAATGAAGAAGGCGAAATTGTGGGCGTGGTGGGTATTTCAACTGATGTTACGAAGTTGAAAATATATGAAAAAAAGCTGATGAGTGCCCAAAAGCAACTCCGGGAGGCAAACCAGCAACTGGAAAGCCGGGTGAATAAGCGTACCGAGGAACTCCGCAAAACCAATAAGGAACTGAGCCGTATGAATGGCGAACTCGATAATTTTATCTATGCAGCTTCGCATGATCTCCGTTCGCCTATATCCAATCTGGAAGGGCTTATGGATATATTAAAAAGTAATGTGGCAGACAAGCTTGATGGGCCGGAAATGAAGATCATTGAGATGATGACCCGTTCTATTACCAAGTTCAAAAGCACTATCCAGGACCTCACCGAAATAACGCGCGTACAGAAGGATCTGGAAGAAATGGCTGAGGATGTATCCTTTGAGCAGCAATTGACGGATGTTAAGATAGATGTGCAGCACATGATCAATGAATCAGGAGCTGAGATTACCACTGATTTCCAGGTGCCGTCTATTCATTATTTCCGTAAAAATCTTAGAAGTATAATTTATAATTTTGTCTCAAATGCAATTAAATACAGGCATCCTGACCGGAAGCCGGATATCCGGCTTTCAACAACCCTGGAAAAAGGCAGGGTTGTACTCAGGATCAGCGACAACGGCCTGGGGCTGAACCCTGATCAGCAGTCGAAGTTGTTTGCAATGTTTAAACGAATGCATAATCATGTGGAAGGTTCTGGGATTGGGTTGTATATGGTAAAGAAGATCGTTGAAAATTATGGGGGCACCATCCAGGTACAAAGCGAGGAGAATAAAGGCTCTACCTTTACCGTCACATTTGAAGCTGTGGAATAA
- the pheT gene encoding phenylalanine--tRNA ligase subunit beta, whose amino-acid sequence MKISYRWLSDYIEHSKTPHEVADFLTHTGLEVEDVQDYASLPHSLEGVVVGEVTDVKPHPDADKLTITKVNAGTGELLQIICGAPNVKAGQKVAVALVGTTLLPASDKPLKIRKAKIRGVESAGMICAEDELGLGNDHSGIMVLNEDLTAGMPLKEALELYEDTVLEIGLTPNRGDAASHIGVARDLAAYLRKKIKYPDAGHFKIEEESFNIKIKIENRQDCPRYAGVVLSNVKVGESPKWLQNRLKAIGMQPVNNVVDATNFVMLEMGQPLHAFDIRQIAGNEIVVKRAEKGAKFITLDGKTRELTGHELMIWNAEIPVGIAGVMGGENSEIKDDTTTIFIESAFFDPTVIRNAARHHKLHTDAAFRFERVVDIENTIYALMRSALLIGEIAGAKVSSRIFDEYPYRIERPEIRFSFQYLNKLTGSEVPSQEVVEILEHLEYQILHRDKEGLQVAVPLYRGDVTRPADLAEEVLRIYSLNRISFSNNVKSVLAYTHGDNKEDWNESTARYLSSNGFFEILSTSLSNSEYLKYLPENEQVAPVEILEPLSEELDIMRTTMLFSGLEALRYNINRQQRDLKLYEFGRTYRKEGFEYIEEQHLAIWITGNLRSLAWNDQEKEADYYFAKGILQMILKQSGMSSFEFDRLKAGSLAYGQFLELEKKSFAKVGKVKPEIVAAFDIGQDVFYADIDLDLLYQHQRGQKVHYKPVSKFPVISRDLSLLLPSSAVYEAVKQEIVKAAPNMISEVTAFDVYTGNKVEQGKKSYAVRIIFRDEEKTLKDAQIDRVVERMIENLEKNLNAKIRK is encoded by the coding sequence ATGAAGATCAGCTATCGCTGGCTGAGCGACTATATTGAGCACTCCAAAACGCCCCATGAAGTGGCGGATTTTCTCACCCATACGGGCCTCGAAGTAGAGGATGTGCAGGATTATGCTTCCTTGCCGCATTCCCTGGAGGGCGTAGTGGTGGGAGAGGTCACCGATGTGAAACCGCATCCTGATGCAGACAAACTTACAATCACTAAGGTAAATGCCGGGACTGGTGAACTCCTTCAGATCATTTGCGGTGCACCAAACGTAAAGGCAGGACAGAAGGTAGCTGTAGCCTTGGTAGGAACTACTTTGTTGCCTGCTTCGGACAAACCGCTTAAAATCCGTAAGGCTAAAATCCGGGGTGTGGAAAGCGCTGGGATGATCTGCGCAGAAGATGAACTGGGACTTGGCAACGACCACAGCGGCATCATGGTGTTGAACGAGGACCTGACGGCAGGAATGCCCCTGAAGGAAGCCCTGGAACTGTATGAAGATACGGTGCTGGAAATCGGGCTTACCCCCAACCGGGGAGATGCTGCTTCCCACATCGGTGTGGCCAGAGACCTGGCGGCCTATCTCAGGAAAAAGATAAAGTACCCGGACGCAGGCCATTTTAAAATAGAAGAGGAATCTTTTAATATTAAAATAAAAATAGAAAACCGCCAGGATTGTCCACGCTATGCTGGCGTGGTTCTGAGTAATGTAAAAGTAGGCGAATCGCCCAAATGGCTTCAAAACCGGCTGAAGGCAATTGGCATGCAACCGGTGAATAATGTGGTGGATGCCACCAATTTCGTAATGCTGGAAATGGGGCAGCCGCTGCACGCTTTCGACATCCGGCAGATCGCGGGCAATGAGATTGTGGTAAAACGGGCAGAGAAAGGAGCAAAATTCATCACCCTGGATGGTAAAACGCGGGAACTGACGGGCCACGAGCTTATGATCTGGAATGCAGAAATTCCCGTGGGAATAGCAGGCGTGATGGGTGGAGAAAATTCAGAGATAAAGGATGATACCACCACTATCTTTATTGAGAGCGCCTTTTTCGATCCTACCGTGATCCGCAATGCTGCCCGGCACCACAAGTTGCATACGGACGCTGCTTTCCGTTTTGAGCGCGTGGTGGATATTGAAAATACCATTTATGCCCTGATGCGGTCCGCTCTGTTAATCGGGGAAATAGCCGGTGCCAAAGTCAGCTCCCGGATCTTTGATGAATATCCATACCGGATTGAAAGGCCGGAAATCCGGTTTTCATTTCAATATCTGAATAAACTTACAGGCTCTGAAGTGCCGTCTCAGGAAGTGGTGGAAATTCTGGAACACCTGGAATACCAGATTCTCCACCGCGATAAGGAAGGACTGCAGGTTGCAGTGCCGCTTTACCGGGGAGACGTCACCCGGCCGGCAGACCTGGCGGAAGAAGTGCTCCGGATCTATTCGCTGAATCGCATCAGCTTCAGCAATAATGTGAAATCCGTTCTGGCCTATACTCATGGAGACAACAAGGAAGATTGGAATGAAAGTACCGCCCGTTACCTCAGCAGCAATGGATTTTTCGAGATCCTTTCCACTTCCCTCAGCAATTCTGAATACCTGAAATATCTGCCGGAAAATGAACAGGTGGCGCCAGTAGAGATCCTTGAACCGCTGAGCGAGGAACTTGACATTATGCGGACAACAATGCTTTTTTCAGGACTTGAGGCATTGCGCTATAATATAAACCGCCAACAACGCGACCTGAAGCTCTACGAATTTGGACGTACATACCGCAAAGAAGGATTTGAATATATCGAAGAACAGCACCTGGCAATCTGGATTACCGGCAACTTGCGTTCGCTTGCATGGAATGATCAGGAGAAAGAGGCCGATTACTATTTTGCCAAAGGCATTTTGCAAATGATCCTGAAACAAAGCGGGATGTCTTCCTTTGAATTCGACAGGTTAAAAGCCGGTTCATTGGCTTATGGGCAATTCCTTGAACTAGAGAAAAAATCCTTCGCGAAAGTGGGAAAAGTGAAGCCGGAAATTGTAGCAGCTTTTGACATTGGCCAGGATGTATTTTATGCGGATATTGATCTGGACCTTCTTTATCAGCACCAGCGCGGGCAAAAAGTGCATTACAAGCCAGTCAGTAAATTTCCTGTGATTTCGCGCGATCTGTCGCTGCTGTTGCCTTCATCTGCGGTATACGAAGCAGTGAAACAGGAGATCGTAAAGGCCGCTCCGAACATGATCAGCGAAGTGACGGCTTTCGATGTTTATACCGGCAACAAGGTGGAGCAGGGCAAGAAATCTTATGCTGTTCGAATCATTTTCAGGGATGAGGAAAAAACGCTGAAGGATGCCCAGATAGACCGGGTGGTGGAAAGGATGATCGAAAACCTGGAAAAGAATCTCAATGCCAAAATCAGGAAATAA
- a CDS encoding oligosaccharide flippase family protein, with translation MRKFARFRSDMVFRSRFFRHIFTLFSGSALAQAANFGIYFVVAQLYTPEDFGYFALYTATVLIAADMSNARYDLSILLPKEEAASDDLVRLCLSIALALSVFSAAMIYIVRIPQMIFPENGIMVFHFLFFPLSLFLIGAIQPLTNLMNRLQQYRHLTISKILQVLLMGLATIGMGLAGETGKGLLYGFVAGQLGTVIYLFITAVIYKKDILKNFSVRAMKLQAREYSYFPRYSITSAVLNTASRQSPVYLLGLYFGLPVAGSFNMAFRLLAAPVMLVAQSYGQVFYERAAKLHQKRQSDFPLFIWRNVRNLFLMGLVPLLVIMIWGVELTVLLLGEKWMDAAYFIQYLAPWTLMLFILNPLSYVLNIKMKLRNELLYNILLFIARLGILILGGYYWSAENTVAGYSVVGVVFSIMLLLYILHISGFRFASFKLLWKGSK, from the coding sequence TTGCGCAAATTTGCACGATTCAGGTCTGATATGGTTTTCCGTTCCCGCTTTTTCCGCCACATTTTTACTCTTTTCTCAGGGTCTGCCCTGGCTCAGGCGGCAAACTTTGGAATTTATTTCGTTGTAGCCCAGCTTTATACACCCGAAGATTTTGGCTATTTTGCACTCTATACAGCCACCGTTCTCATTGCCGCAGATATGTCCAATGCCCGATATGATCTCAGCATACTGCTCCCAAAGGAGGAGGCCGCTTCTGATGATCTTGTGCGGTTATGCCTTTCCATTGCTTTAGCACTTTCGGTTTTCTCTGCAGCCATGATCTACATTGTACGTATTCCCCAAATGATTTTTCCGGAAAATGGCATAATGGTTTTTCACTTCCTCTTTTTTCCGTTATCGCTGTTCCTTATCGGAGCCATACAGCCGCTCACCAACCTGATGAACCGGTTGCAACAATACCGGCACCTGACGATCTCGAAAATACTCCAGGTACTGTTGATGGGGCTGGCAACTATCGGGATGGGACTGGCAGGCGAAACCGGTAAAGGGTTGCTCTATGGATTTGTCGCAGGACAATTGGGAACGGTCATTTATCTTTTTATTACTGCTGTGATTTATAAAAAAGATATTCTTAAAAATTTTTCCGTTCGTGCAATGAAATTACAGGCCCGGGAATACAGCTATTTTCCACGTTATTCAATTACATCCGCAGTATTAAACACCGCCTCCCGGCAAAGCCCGGTTTACCTGCTTGGGCTGTATTTCGGGCTGCCGGTGGCGGGTAGCTTCAACATGGCTTTTCGGCTGCTGGCCGCTCCGGTAATGCTGGTGGCGCAGAGCTATGGGCAGGTATTTTATGAGCGGGCCGCAAAACTGCACCAAAAGCGACAGTCCGATTTCCCGCTTTTCATCTGGCGGAATGTGCGCAACCTCTTCCTGATGGGGTTGGTGCCTTTGCTGGTGATCATGATCTGGGGGGTGGAACTCACCGTGCTCCTGCTCGGAGAAAAATGGATGGATGCTGCTTACTTTATCCAATACCTCGCACCCTGGACGCTGATGCTTTTTATTCTAAATCCTTTATCCTATGTTTTAAATATTAAAATGAAACTTAGAAACGAATTGCTTTATAATATTTTGCTTTTTATTGCCCGGTTGGGAATTTTGATTTTAGGCGGATATTACTGGAGCGCGGAAAATACGGTGGCCGGGTACTCGGTTGTGGGTGTGGTTTTCAGTATAATGCTTTTGCTTTACATACTGCATATAAGCGGATTTCGTTTTGCATCATTTAAATTATTATGGAAGGGGTCCAAATAG
- a CDS encoding MBL fold metallo-hydrolase yields MKITFLGTGTSGGVPMIGCHCEVCRSTDPHDKRLRTSVLIEEQGKVLVVDTGPDFRQQMLNADVGHLDAVLFTHEHRDHTAGLDEVRAFNFLQRKPMDVFATPQVQDNLRKSFAYIFANWSYPGIPKLEMHLIGKTPFTVHGIKVVPVEVTHYKLPVTCFRIGDFSYITDANAIAPQELKKLEGTKILVLNALRKEQHISHFTLEEAITLSREINPEQTYFTHISHQMGLHRTVEKELPPNMHLAYDGLQLEL; encoded by the coding sequence TTGAAAATTACATTTTTAGGAACCGGAACTTCCGGTGGGGTGCCGATGATCGGCTGCCATTGCGAAGTTTGCCGATCCACCGATCCGCATGATAAACGCCTCCGGACCTCTGTGCTGATAGAAGAACAGGGAAAAGTGCTCGTGGTGGATACCGGCCCGGATTTCAGGCAGCAAATGCTGAATGCCGATGTTGGCCACCTGGATGCGGTCTTGTTTACCCATGAACACCGTGACCATACTGCCGGGCTGGATGAAGTACGCGCCTTTAACTTCCTGCAGCGAAAACCCATGGATGTATTTGCCACTCCGCAGGTGCAGGATAATCTCAGAAAATCTTTCGCCTACATTTTTGCGAATTGGTCTTATCCCGGCATTCCCAAGCTGGAAATGCACCTTATTGGCAAAACGCCATTTACCGTACATGGCATTAAGGTAGTGCCGGTGGAAGTTACGCATTACAAACTACCGGTTACTTGTTTCAGAATTGGCGATTTCTCCTACATCACGGATGCAAACGCCATTGCACCCCAAGAATTAAAAAAGCTGGAAGGAACCAAAATTCTCGTCCTCAATGCGCTGCGAAAAGAACAACATATTTCTCATTTTACGCTGGAGGAGGCCATTACGTTATCCCGGGAAATCAATCCTGAGCAAACCTATTTTACCCACATCAGCCACCAGATGGGGTTGCACCGTACCGTAGAAAAGGAACTGCCGCCCAATATGCACCTGGCCTATGACGGACTTCAACTGGAGCTGTAG
- a CDS encoding CapA family protein: MEGVQIAFTGDTCFSGNYHERLRQGLPVFSASVQQKLLSLDFVVTNLEGALCHDLSPVKPGIVLANPPEAVHALASNNIQVFNLANNHIMDFGNAGLLQTFSILNKKQLPHFGAGKNAAEASQPVYLEKNGVTVALIGCAHKEGMMASENEPGVFYVGHHKLLRQQAEQARQSADWVVLNYHGGEEFTRFPQPTRRRLLRKLLQLPVDFIVAHHPHVVQGVEEFNGKYIFWSLGNFIFHLAEHQNLQYVNQGMLPIFHFSKTQFKFHILPLILNIEKGIVEEGDASQFRAVLEELSDFSDYGKKWRKEASRVFWAKRNKRSLGETEGEGAKGNKGLLQKAKTAVRWLRDENQRPLVMGAIKEALYKKLRN, encoded by the coding sequence ATGGAAGGGGTCCAAATAGCATTTACGGGTGATACCTGTTTCTCAGGAAACTATCATGAACGGTTGCGGCAGGGCCTTCCGGTATTTTCTGCGAGCGTGCAGCAGAAATTGCTTTCGTTGGATTTTGTGGTGACGAACCTGGAAGGTGCATTATGCCACGACTTATCGCCAGTAAAACCTGGGATTGTTCTTGCGAATCCCCCTGAAGCAGTGCATGCGCTTGCATCAAACAATATACAAGTATTTAACCTGGCCAATAATCATATTATGGATTTTGGAAATGCAGGTCTTTTACAAACGTTTTCTATATTAAATAAAAAACAACTGCCTCATTTTGGAGCAGGAAAAAATGCAGCGGAAGCATCGCAACCTGTTTACCTGGAAAAAAATGGGGTAACGGTAGCGCTGATTGGCTGTGCGCATAAGGAAGGGATGATGGCTTCGGAAAATGAGCCGGGAGTTTTTTATGTGGGTCATCACAAATTGCTGCGGCAACAAGCAGAGCAGGCCCGGCAGTCGGCTGACTGGGTGGTGCTCAATTACCATGGCGGGGAGGAATTCACACGGTTTCCGCAGCCTACAAGGCGCAGGCTGCTTCGCAAATTATTGCAATTGCCGGTGGATTTTATTGTGGCCCACCATCCTCACGTAGTACAGGGTGTTGAAGAATTCAACGGAAAATATATTTTCTGGTCATTAGGTAATTTTATTTTTCATTTGGCGGAACATCAAAATCTTCAATATGTAAACCAGGGGATGCTGCCGATATTTCATTTTTCAAAAACTCAATTTAAATTTCATATTTTACCTTTAATATTAAATATTGAAAAAGGAATTGTGGAAGAAGGCGATGCTTCGCAATTCCGGGCGGTGCTTGAGGAACTGAGCGATTTCTCGGATTATGGTAAAAAATGGCGGAAGGAGGCATCCCGTGTATTTTGGGCCAAAAGAAATAAACGATCCCTGGGTGAAACGGAAGGTGAGGGAGCCAAAGGCAACAAAGGACTTTTGCAAAAGGCGAAAACCGCTGTCAGGTGGCTTCGTGACGAAAATCAACGGCCATTGGTGATGGGAGCCATAAAGGAGGCTTTATATAAAAAATTAAGAAATTAG
- a CDS encoding dihydrofolate reductase family protein — translation MRKLILYIASSLDGYIAQPNDDLSFLSLVEQEGEDYGYHDFISSVDTVIMGRRTYDWVLDHAEFPHKDKDAYIITRTPRPDKGRTVFYTGNLTELVKRLKSEAGKNIFCDGGAEIVNELLKNELIDEFIISIIPFLAGEGIRLFKDERPAQKLKLKRVKTFDKGLVQMHYIRADD, via the coding sequence ATGAGAAAATTAATTCTTTACATAGCCTCAAGCCTTGATGGATACATTGCGCAACCCAATGACGATCTATCGTTTCTTTCTCTTGTTGAGCAAGAGGGCGAAGATTATGGCTACCACGATTTTATTTCTTCGGTTGACACTGTTATCATGGGCAGAAGAACCTATGACTGGGTGCTTGACCATGCGGAGTTTCCGCATAAGGATAAAGATGCTTATATCATAACCAGAACTCCAAGACCTGATAAGGGCCGAACGGTTTTTTATACTGGCAACCTGACTGAATTAGTCAAAAGATTAAAGAGCGAGGCAGGCAAAAATATCTTCTGTGACGGGGGCGCTGAAATAGTCAATGAATTATTAAAGAATGAGCTGATTGATGAATTTATAATTTCCATTATCCCTTTTTTGGCAGGCGAGGGGATACGACTATTTAAAGATGAAAGGCCAGCGCAGAAACTGAAATTGAAGAGGGTAAAAACTTTTGACAAAGGCCTTGTGCAAATGCATTACATACGGGCTGATGATTAG
- the rny gene encoding ribonuclease Y, producing the protein MEIILGIGIIVALAAGIFIGKSLSKSNLKHQEESLNKRMELELREVKEKAEIIRKEIILEAKDVALKQKEQQDRDLNQRNKNIVATETRAKQKEQTVNKRLEEIKRKEDDLNRLQSKLDQQSEVITIRKEETDKLHRQTVEQLEKVAGLKGEDALKQLIESMKEEARSKAKSYIKDILDEAKLGATREARKIVMQTVQRVATEQTIENCISVFNIDSDEMKGRIIGREGRNIRALEAATGVEIIVDDTPEAIILSAFDPVRRETARLALHRLVNDGRIHPARIEEVVAKTKKQIEEEIIEIGERTCIDLGVHGLHPELVRLVGKMRYRSSYGQNLLQHSREVANFCAIMASELGLNPKMAKRAGLLHDIGKVSDEDPEMPHALLGMKIAERFKEHPAVVNAIGAHHDEVEMTDPISPVIQVCDAISGARPGARREVFESYIKRLKDLEAIALSYDGVQKTYAIQAGRELRVIVESEKVPDSKADELAFDISQRIQSEMTYPGQIKVTVIRERRAVSYAK; encoded by the coding sequence ATGGAAATCATATTGGGTATTGGGATAATAGTGGCTTTGGCAGCCGGCATATTCATCGGGAAATCCCTGAGCAAAAGCAATCTCAAGCATCAGGAAGAATCGCTGAACAAGCGTATGGAGCTCGAACTGCGGGAAGTAAAGGAAAAGGCTGAGATCATCAGGAAAGAAATAATTCTTGAGGCAAAGGATGTTGCCTTGAAGCAAAAGGAGCAGCAGGACAGGGACTTGAATCAGCGCAATAAAAACATCGTGGCCACCGAGACCAGGGCGAAGCAAAAAGAACAGACAGTGAATAAACGGCTGGAGGAAATAAAGCGCAAAGAAGACGACCTGAACCGCCTGCAGAGCAAGCTTGACCAGCAATCAGAAGTGATTACGATACGAAAGGAAGAAACCGATAAACTGCACCGCCAGACAGTAGAGCAACTTGAGAAAGTAGCCGGTTTAAAGGGAGAAGATGCCCTCAAGCAGTTGATAGAGTCAATGAAGGAAGAGGCCCGGAGCAAAGCCAAAAGCTACATAAAAGACATCCTGGACGAAGCAAAACTTGGAGCCACCCGCGAAGCCCGGAAAATAGTGATGCAAACTGTGCAACGCGTGGCAACAGAGCAAACCATTGAGAATTGTATTTCAGTATTTAACATTGACAGTGATGAAATGAAGGGTCGCATCATCGGGCGCGAAGGCCGCAACATCCGGGCGCTGGAAGCAGCCACCGGAGTGGAGATCATCGTGGATGATACCCCCGAAGCCATCATCCTTTCCGCATTCGACCCGGTGAGGAGAGAGACTGCACGACTGGCGCTGCACCGGTTGGTAAACGATGGCCGCATCCACCCCGCACGCATAGAAGAGGTAGTGGCCAAAACCAAGAAACAAATTGAAGAGGAGATCATAGAAATCGGAGAGCGAACCTGCATTGATCTTGGCGTTCATGGCCTCCACCCGGAGTTGGTGCGGCTTGTAGGCAAAATGCGCTACCGCTCCTCTTATGGCCAAAACCTGCTTCAGCACAGCCGCGAAGTAGCTAACTTCTGCGCCATCATGGCCAGCGAATTAGGGCTGAACCCGAAAATGGCTAAACGTGCAGGACTGCTCCATGACATCGGGAAGGTTTCTGACGAGGACCCTGAAATGCCGCACGCACTCCTCGGAATGAAAATAGCCGAACGCTTCAAAGAACATCCGGCTGTTGTGAATGCAATTGGCGCTCACCACGATGAGGTGGAAATGACGGACCCTATTTCTCCCGTAATCCAGGTTTGTGATGCCATTTCGGGCGCAAGACCGGGTGCAAGACGGGAGGTATTTGAATCTTACATTAAACGGCTGAAGGACCTTGAAGCCATTGCTCTTTCCTATGACGGTGTGCAGAAAACTTACGCTATTCAAGCTGGTCGTGAACTTCGCGTTATTGTAGAAAGCGAAAAGGTGCCGGATTCAAAAGCGGATGAACTCGCATTTGATATTTCGCAGCGCATCCAAAGTGAAATGACCTATCCGGGACAAATTAAGGTGACAGTGATCAGAGAAAGAAGGGCAGTTTCTTACGCCAAATAA
- a CDS encoding response regulator, with protein sequence MTKVDCILLVDDDNASNYLNTIILEKMEVAGKIDSVYSGPEAIEYLSQASQGKFPYPDLLLLDVNMPGMSGFQMLEKLQQIPEVKMDATRIIFLSSSEDERDKAAAMKFNVAGYIAKPLNYHKLENVLEQSAQKR encoded by the coding sequence ATGACCAAAGTAGACTGCATCCTTCTCGTAGATGATGATAATGCCAGCAATTACCTGAACACAATTATCCTGGAGAAAATGGAAGTGGCCGGAAAGATTGACAGCGTATACAGTGGCCCTGAAGCAATTGAATACCTGAGCCAGGCCTCTCAGGGAAAATTTCCTTATCCTGACCTCTTATTGCTCGATGTAAATATGCCTGGAATGAGCGGATTCCAGATGCTGGAAAAGCTGCAGCAAATTCCTGAAGTCAAGATGGATGCAACCCGGATCATTTTTCTTTCCAGTTCAGAAGACGAACGCGACAAGGCTGCCGCCATGAAGTTTAATGTAGCGGGATACATTGCCAAACCGCTCAATTATCATAAACTCGAAAATGTGCTGGAGCAATCTGCCCAGAAGCGCTGA
- a CDS encoding cell division protein ZapA — protein MEEEVSIKVNIADRVFPLTVKVSEEPRVREAAKRINEKIRGYKEQFQIEEKQVLLSMCCLQFVTELLESEGRQKSADIELSQEIAGIHTLLDKYLPPN, from the coding sequence ATGGAAGAAGAGGTTTCGATCAAGGTAAATATAGCAGACAGGGTATTTCCGCTTACGGTGAAGGTGAGCGAAGAACCTAGGGTAAGAGAGGCTGCAAAAAGGATCAATGAGAAAATCCGAGGCTATAAAGAACAATTTCAGATAGAGGAAAAGCAGGTACTTTTATCTATGTGTTGCCTGCAATTCGTTACTGAACTCCTTGAATCAGAGGGCCGGCAAAAATCAGCCGATATCGAACTTAGCCAGGAGATTGCCGGTATCCATACCTTGCTGGACAAATATCTTCCCCCGAATTAG